A genome region from Gadus macrocephalus chromosome 15, ASM3116895v1 includes the following:
- the LOC132473788 gene encoding protein FAM83H-like → MAHRSQCSSAGDNPLDPNYLPPHYREEYRLAIDSLVEEDLEGYYHFLQRADVVDFLCSQEIEFIQNAVQAPREANDGDQQRCPPGSGGDSSSDTYWPVHSDLDAPDLDLGWPQLNRFVGPTEVTTLVNPPEPDMPSIKEQARRMIRSSQQVVAIVMDMFTDVDIFAEILDAAMRNVAVYILLDELNAHHFVNMLSNCRVNLDCIKSLRVRTVSGISYQCRSGKLLKGQVMSRFLLTDSRAVLSGNYSFMWSFEKLHRCFAHLFLGQLVSNFDEEFRILYAQSQPMTMDNLPAPKESFVPLPERQYLTDRSVRESRKNATVDNPGPDERSRHNFDERGDKDWKNMPHNRHEDMYMNPSQQLRMGQPSNLMEGHNYKRHSYAEGKQTSYQPMQQPGMPRVEGQGRRTDAVYSAYDKFKNHAYPQVDQHPEPGLPHEMEQPESYDLVLNYLSSTSDVEMDKMSDNFNPAAELSTGSSRPKRLSLGKPQGREPSPSPPNQPEQGSNVDRKDPTVRQGLRNWRIKSYLSTCDNAGEEDMPLPTHQASDPFDETPNPSYDTVSGPDLFTAKPPNTLEFKVPHRPYPSYRKSNLTEHYPEDFLTLPAQAKLTPSTSESSLTEADKTDEMDEQEPKEESFRRRFNPAVPRSSRLRSSLLFGSQLDQPGSQDIRTTTGRQDEDTDKVEGSESRLPFALQVLGHRKTFVKEPFDWSRLAKSATFDSSLTDASNSDDVRDKEGIENTSGTQPLKDNHKNTDLVTASTPMDALMRPSSSHCELSKIDQPRQLSDSLMEIPFVDMSDADHRLMFFKQLAAKRKAEKVSESANANTDKVVLKTQMDPKTATVKIEQPTQKKPQRDPVVEASCEKEQSNVSTDSEKLELKKTQTQTQDPSLSVKSESSLMESSIRDPSCVEQPASSKSSSIPDSSESSVAHNPVGVDSSLSLSVPLVSSSSEQIQSDVDPSKRVTIYPTRPIIVREPFKWNRNVRSAIFDTTIKKRDTVDTTENSSGVEHPENSVGKAASKAADVELAIPQCVLRPSSSHCELSKIDQLVQPQPLPGESTVDMTDADNRLMFFKELAAKRKVEKAEGTNDPAAVSLATHSNSKIDMLHNEEPAAQKLDAEGTGHSKEGETKLHKTALEKYFTKDIAQLTPTVSTTVEDDNGPVPMAGCESERGSVTTDSEKIELKKIKRQASTSTPDQSPSTISSQSLEVPPAPTPTETSTAANSRTSQNTPTDPTPSLSQPLSTMAPSTTLESNSTDNKSVDTREPAEAACPPSLDSPTTGSETPEDDATKSSPAKTESSSDVEPMKPESTSFPTEIPETLSEDVESDAPSEACESDSKPTSIQTPSETLPEEPCAPSSEDELPPTESNSVALESSSPTAARPSQEDVEDITNASLSISLPQPCSADPTESSESSIYNVEKEPVDSPKSNAADEIKIEETVLPSSTLAPDSGGSVPPIPTLSEESPIALVLQTLSENQTKPALEVILTQTPDQTKLTGADETTIELKPTASESCPSEPIVAMEKSMVSDPCEVEKESTTTEEPVPVSPLSKQPKASQSRYHSSTASVISSSNLRDDTKLLLGQISANSQNRNEPTKEQPVTDDDKESEADKKAKGQKDGGSKYKVRGSTKTAEEREVLLQKIQSMRKERKVYSRFETPK, encoded by the exons ATGGCTCATCGCTCGCAGTGTTCCTCTGCTGGGGATAATCCCTTGGATCCCAACTACCTGCCGCCGCACTACCGCGAGGAGTACCGCCTGGCCATCGACTCCCTCGTGGAGGAGGACCTCGAGGGCTACTACCACTTCCTGCAGAGAGCGGACGTGGTGGACTTCCTGTGCTCGCAGGAAATCGAGTTCATCCAGAACGCCGTGCAGGCGCCCCGGGAGGCTAACGATGGAGACCAGCAGCGGTGCCCGCCTGGTTCTGGAGGGGACAGTTCTTCGGACACCTACTGGCCGGTCCACTCGGACCTGGACGCCCCGGACCTGGACCTGGGCTGGCCCCAGCTGAACCGCTTCGTGGGCCCCACCGAGGTCACCACTCTGGTGAACCCGCCGGAGCCCGACATGCCCAGCATCAAGGAGCAGGCCCGGAGGATGATCAGGTCCTCCCAGCAG GTGGTTGCCATAGTGATGGACATGTTTACAGACGTTGACATATTTGCGGAAATACTTGATGCTGCAATGCGGAATGTGGCCGTCTATATCCTACTCGATGAACTGAACGCTCATCATTTCGTCAACATGCTCTCAAACTGTCGTGTCAACCTGGACTGCATCAAA TCGTTGCGTGTCAGGACAGTGTCCGGCATCTCCTACCAATGCCGCTCGGGGAAGCTGCTCAAAGGTCAGGTGATGAGTCGCTTCCTGCTGACGGACAGCAGGGCGGTACTCAGTGGAAACTACAG CTTCATGTGGTCTTTTGAGAAACTACACCGCTGTTTTGCACACCTCTTCCTTGGACAACTAGTTTCTAACTTTGATGAAGAGTTCCGGATTTTATATGCCCAGTCCCAACCAATGACAATGGACAATTTACCCGCTCCAAAAGAGAGCTTTGTTCCTTTACCTGAGAGGCAATATTTAACTGACAGGTCGGTCAGAGAGTCCAGGAAAAATGCTACAGTAGACAACCCAGGTCCAGATGAAAGGTCTAGACACAATTTTGATGAAAGGGGGGATAAAGACTGGAAAAATATGCCTCATAACCGGCATGAAGACATGTACATGAACCCCAGCCAGCAATTGAGAATGGGCCAGCCTTCAAATTTGATGGAAGGTCACAACTACAAACGACACAGTTATGCTGAAGGCAAACAAACATCATATCAACCAATGCAGCAACCAGGAATGCCACGCGTTGAAGGTCAGGGAAGGCGGACTGATGCGGTCTACAGTGCCTATGATAAATTCAAGAACCACGCTTATCCTCAAGTGGATCAGCACCCTGAGCCCGGCTTACCACATGAGATGGAACAGCCTGAAAGCTACGACCTGGTTCTTAACTACTTGTCATCAACAAGCGACGTAGAGATGGACAAGATGTCTGACAATTTCAACCCTGCGGCTGAATTGTCGACAGGTTCATCTCGTCCTAAAAGGCTAAGTCTTGGCAAACCACAGGGCCGTGAGCCCTCTCCTTCGCCTCCCAACCAACCTGAGCAGGGGTCTAACGTGGACCGCAAGGATCCAACAGTGAGGCAGGGGCTAAGGAATTGGAGAATTAAATCTTACCTCAGCACGTGTGACAatgcaggagaggaggacatgCCACTGCCAACTCATCAGGCCTCGGACCCCTTTGACGAGACCCCTAACCCCTCATACGACACAGTATCGGGCCCTGATTTATTCACCGCTAAGCCTCCAAATACTCTGGAATTCAAGGTCCCGCACAGACCTTATCCCAGCTACAGGAAATCCAATCTCACTGAGCATTACCCAGAGGATTTCCTGACGCTTCCAGCACAAGCCAAATTAACTCCATCCACTTCGGAGTCTTCATTAACCGAAGCAGATAAGACGGATGAAATGGATGAACAAGAACCAAAAGAGGAGTCGTTCCGTAGAAGATTTAATCCAGCGGTGCCAAGAAGCTCCAGGCTAAGATCTTCTCTGTTATTCGGCTCTCAACTTGACCAGCCTGGTTCTCAAGATATCAGAACTACCACAGGGAGACAGGACGAGGACACGGATAAGGTTGAGGGTTCTGAGTCGAGATTGCCCTTTGCCTTACAGGTTTTGGGTCATAGAAAGACGTTTGTAAAAGAGCCTTTTGATTGGAGCCGTCTTGCAAAATCAGCCACTTTTGATAGCTCTCTGACAGACGCTTCAAACTCTGATGATGTCAGAGATAAAGAGGGCATAGAGAACACTTCAGGAACTCAACCTTTGAAAGATAATCATAAAAACACTGATCTAGTGACAGCATCAACGCCTATGGATGCATTGATGCGACCGAGCTCATCCCATTGCGAGCTGTCGAAAATAGACCAGCCTAGACAGCTTTCTGACTCTTTAATGGAAATCCCCTTTGTAGATATGAGTGATGCCGATCACAGGCTCATGTTTTTCAAACAATTAGCTGCAAAGAGAAAAGCAGAGAAAGTCTCAGAATCAGCAAATGCGAACACAGACAAAGTTGTACTGAAGACTCAAATGGATCCAAAGACCGCCACTGTGAAAATTGAGCAGCCTACGCAGAAAAAACCACAGCGTGATCCTGTTGTCGAGGCTAGCTGTGAAAAGGAGCAGAGCAATGTATCAACAGATTCAGAGAAGTTGGAGCTGAAGAAAACCCAAACCCAAACACAAGACCCTAGTTTGTCAGTTAAATCTGAATCTTCCCTGATGGAGTCTTCTATCCGTGACCCCAGTTGTGTAGAACAACCGGCATCTTCTAAATCTTCATCAATTCCCGACTCATCTGAATCCAGCGTTGCTCATAACCCTGTTGGAGTAGACTCAAGTTTGTCTCTTTCAGTTCCATTAGTGTCAAGCTCTTCTGAGCAAATCCAATCTGATGTTGACCCTTCAAAACGCGTCACCATTTATCCTACTCGACCCATCATTGTAAGAGAACCTTTCAAGTGGAACCGTAACGTAAGGTCAGCCATCTTTGATACCACTATTAAAAAGAGAGACACTGTGGATACAACTGAGAACTCCTCTGGAGTTGAACATCCAGAAAACAGTGTTGGCAAGGCAGCATCAAAGGCTGCAGATGTAGAACTGGCTATTCCACAATGTGTGCTGCGACCTAGCTCCTCTCATTGTGAGCTATCCAAAATAGACCAGCTGGTTCAACCTCAACCTTTGCCGGGCGAATCAACAGTAGACATGACGGATGCTGATAACAGGCTGATGTTTTTCAAAGAGTTGGCAGCAAAACGAAAAGTTGAGAAGGCTGAAGGAACAAACGACCCAGCCGCAGTTTCGCTGGCGACTCACTCGAATTCTAAAATCGACATGTTGCACAATGAGGAACCTGCCGCTCAGAAACTAGATGCAGAGGGCACTGGTCATTCCAAGGAAGGCGAAACTAAATTACATAAAACCGCCTTGGAGAAATATTTCACAAAGGATATAGCACAATTAACTCCAACGGTATCCACGACAGTTGAGGACGATAATGGACCTGTTCCCATGGCTGGCTGTGAGAGTGAGCGAGGCAGCGTGACTACTGATTCAGAGAAGATTGAGCTGAAGAAAATTAAAAGACAAGCATCTACTAGCACCCCGGATCAATCTCCGTCAACCATCTCCAGCCAATCACTGGAAGTCCCCCCCGCCCCTACCCCCACGGAAACCAGTACTGCGGCTAATTCTAGGACCTCGCAGAACACCCCTACTGATCCAACCCCCTCTTTGAGTCAACCGTTATCTACCATGGCTCCTTCCACTACATTAGAATCCAACTCAACGGATAACAAATCCGTAGACACAAGAGAGCCAGCGGAGGCTGCCTGTCCCCCTTCCCTGGACTCGCCTACAACCGGCAGCGAAACCCCAGAGGACGATGCTACAAAGTCCTCACCTGCGAAAACTGAATCATCTTCGGACGTGGAACCCATGAAACCCGAATCCACTAGTTTCCCAACTGAGATCCCCGAAACACTTTCAGAAGATGTAGAATCCGATGCTCCTTCTGAAGCTTGTGAAAGCGATTCAAAGCCAACCTCGATCCAGACCCCCTCAGAGACATTACCGGAGGAACCATGTGCTCCCAGTTCAGAAGATGAACTTCCGCCAACAGAATCCAACTCTGTTGCTCTGGAGTCATCTTCTCCCACTGCAGCGCGTCCATCCCAGGAGGACGTTGAAGATATAACCAATGCATCGCTTAGCATTAGCCTACCACAACCATGCTCAGCTGACCCAACAGAAAGCTCTGAATCATCGATATATAACGTCGAAAAAGAACCAGTTGATTCACCAAAGTCGAATGCAGCTGATGAAATTAAGATAGAAGAAACAGTTTTACCATCTTCTACCCTTGCGCCTGACTCAGGTGGCTCAGTGCCCCCTATACCCACTTTATCCGAAGAATCTCCAATCGCTCTGGTATTACAAACTTTGTCCGAAAACCAAACTAAACCTGCATTAGAAGTGATTCTCACCCAAACTCCAGACCAAACCAAACTCACAGGGGCTGATGAAACCACCATAGAATTAAAACCGACAGCTTCTGAAAGCTGTCCATCAGAACCAATAGTAGCAATGGAGAAGAGCATGGTTAGCGACCCCTGTGAAGTTGAAAAAGAATCAACTACGACAGAGGAGCCCGTTCCTGTGTCCCCCCTGTCAAAGCAGCCCAAAGCCTCCCAGTCCCGCTACCACTCCTCAACTGCCAGCGTGATCTCGAGCAGCAACCTCAGAGATGACACAAAGCTGCTCTTAGGACAGATATCTGCCAACAGCCAGAACAGGAACGAACCCACCAAGGAGCAGCCAGTCACAGATGACGATAAGGAATCCGAGGCTGACAAGAAGGCTAAAGGCCAAAAAGATGGAGGCTCCAAGTATAAAGTCAGAGGATCAACAAAGACGGCAGAGGAACGTGAAGTGCTgcttcaaaagatccaaagtaTGCGAAAGGAGAGGAAAGTGTACAGCCGGTTTGAG ACTCCAAAATAG
- the LOC132473803 gene encoding androgen-dependent TFPI-regulating protein isoform X2, whose product MKPTVSTVYHVIAFGWYAFVVMSLAAKDGEDLPPGIFVYGGPWKYLTFLNLILQLVFFGLAAVTDLQAGKKSSKILNRCKDLLFSVFVFPVGMFVVLLFWMIFAYDRELVYPASIDTFFPPWMNHSMHTFVFPILLGEFLVQPHVYPKTKHGLVALGVVGLSYLSWVIWVYLSVGIWVYPLLGLFSHGGLLCLFVFNMSVVTLLYLLGEKLNYCVWGELMENSMTKQK is encoded by the exons ATGAAGCCTACGGTGAGCACGGTGTACCACGTCATTGCTTTCGGCTGGTATGCCTTTGTCGTAATGTCCCTGGCTGCCAAAGATGGAGAGGACTTACCTCCTGGGATATTTGTCTATGGGGGACCATGGAAGTACCTCACCTTTTTGAATTTG ATATTGCAATTGGTATTCTTTGGCCTGGCTGCTGTGACTGATCTTCAGGCTGGAAAAAAATCGTCAAAGATCCTCAACAGATGTAAAGATCTGCTTTTCTCTGTGTTTGTATTCCCCGTTGGCATG TTTGTCGTCCTGCTGTTCTGGATGATCTTTGCCTATGACAGGGAGCTTGTGTACCCAGCCAGCATCGATACCTTCTTCCCTCCCTGGATGAATCACTCCATG CACACGTTTGTTTTTCCTATCTTACTGGGAGAGTTCTTGGTCCAGCCCCATGTCTACCCAAAGACCAAGCATGGCCTAGTAGCATTGGGAGTCGTGGGCTTATCTTACCTCAGCTG GGTGATTTGGGTGTACTTGTCAGTCGGTATCTGGGTGTATCCCCTGCTGGGATTATTCAGTCACGGTGGACTGCTGTGCCTCTTCGTTTTTAACATGTCTGTGGTTACCCTGCTCTACCTGCTGGGGGAAAAGCTCAACTACTGTGTCTGGG GTGAACTAATGGAGAATTCAATGACTAAACAAAAGTGA
- the LOC132473803 gene encoding androgen-dependent TFPI-regulating protein isoform X1, with protein sequence MKPTVSTVYHVIAFGWYAFVVMSLAAKDGEDLPPGIFVYGGPWKYLTFLNLILQLVFFGLAAVTDLQAGKKSSKILNRCKDLLFSVFVFPVGMFVVLLFWMIFAYDRELVYPASIDTFFPPWMNHSMHTFVFPILLGEFLVQPHVYPKTKHGLVALGVVGLSYLSWVIWVYLSVGIWVYPLLGLFSHGGLLCLFVFNMSVVTLLYLLGEKLNYCVWGKSLTILQQQKAQLTPSQKCIGQTI encoded by the exons ATGAAGCCTACGGTGAGCACGGTGTACCACGTCATTGCTTTCGGCTGGTATGCCTTTGTCGTAATGTCCCTGGCTGCCAAAGATGGAGAGGACTTACCTCCTGGGATATTTGTCTATGGGGGACCATGGAAGTACCTCACCTTTTTGAATTTG ATATTGCAATTGGTATTCTTTGGCCTGGCTGCTGTGACTGATCTTCAGGCTGGAAAAAAATCGTCAAAGATCCTCAACAGATGTAAAGATCTGCTTTTCTCTGTGTTTGTATTCCCCGTTGGCATG TTTGTCGTCCTGCTGTTCTGGATGATCTTTGCCTATGACAGGGAGCTTGTGTACCCAGCCAGCATCGATACCTTCTTCCCTCCCTGGATGAATCACTCCATG CACACGTTTGTTTTTCCTATCTTACTGGGAGAGTTCTTGGTCCAGCCCCATGTCTACCCAAAGACCAAGCATGGCCTAGTAGCATTGGGAGTCGTGGGCTTATCTTACCTCAGCTG GGTGATTTGGGTGTACTTGTCAGTCGGTATCTGGGTGTATCCCCTGCTGGGATTATTCAGTCACGGTGGACTGCTGTGCCTCTTCGTTTTTAACATGTCTGTGGTTACCCTGCTCTACCTGCTGGGGGAAAAGCTCAACTACTGTGTCTGGGGTAAGTCACTTACTATCCTCCAACAACAGAAAGCACAACTGACTCCTAGTCAAAAATGTATAGGGCAGACAATTTAA
- the herc4 gene encoding probable E3 ubiquitin-protein ligase HERC4: MLCWGNASYGQLGLGGIDEEIVIEPRKCDFFHGKQVCDVGCGRRHTTVLLEDGTVYTFGCNDLGQLGHDRSRKKPEQVVALDAQNIVAVSCGESHTLALNDKAQVFSWGLGSDGQLGLNNFEECVRVPRNIKSLSDVQITQVACGYWHSHALSKAGQVFSWGQNRYGQLGLGTDRQGLPTPQHVQSLQGIPFSQVTAGGAHSFALTQSGAVFGWGRNKFGQLGLNDNNDRHSPTLLKSLRSQRVIYVCCGEDHTAALTKEGGVFTFGAGGYGQLGHNSTNHEINPRKVFELMGNEVTQIACGRQHTLAFIPSTGKMDSFGLGGNGQLGTRSTCNRKSPAPVKGSWADTNGPVTTDEGTKQAYCVKRIYAGGDQSFAHYDSADLYNNFTVDRKSPDNGRIKNGSTTICTLTPQLIDKWLSPSPGRLPQETSNEIDLVFSSASCLNGSFLAASHPDHYTTSSKCSGVDMNMARLMYHKLIQPDHPEVAQQVAASLEKNLIPRLGCSPPDIEALRLYLSLPECPLFRDPSTYVTLAIPFAKALVSLKDAPLKVLGRWWSALDPTVFQRLVGLYKEVVVYLLKMHKVGIPQAEQRIFTCFLHTSLRLLEILHAVSERAGHIIQYDKFYIHELDDLIDIRNDYVTWIQQQMFPQGHEGSVTLCRYPFVFDAQAKTTLLQTDAVIQMQMAVDQAQRQNYSSMFMPVVESVNPCLILIVRRENIVEDTMEVLRKSKNVDYKKPLKVIFVGEEAVDAGGVRKEFFLLIMRELLDPKYGMFRYHEESRLIWFSNKTFEDIDLFHLIGVVCGLAIYNLTIVELSFPVALYKKLLKRNPTLDDLKEMMPDVGRSLQHLLDYTEDDLEDTFCLNFTVTEENFGATEVLELVPNGDDINVNKSNRQDFVQAYVDYVFNRSVAPLFESFHAGFHKVCGGKVLELFQPNELQAMVIGNTNYDWKELERTTEYKGEYWAEHPTIKFFWDVFHNLPLEKKKQFLLFLTGSDRIPILGMKSLKLVIQPTGGGQLYLPVAHTCFNLLDLPKYPSMESLRDKLLQAIDHNQGFNLA; the protein is encoded by the exons ATGTTGTGTTGGGGCAATGCTTCCTATGGGCAATTGGGTTTGGGTGGAATTGACGAGGAGATAGTCATAGAGCCTCGTAAATGTGACTTCTTTCACGGGAAGCAGGTGTGTGACGTGGGCTGCGGCCGAAGACACACCACTGTTTTGCTGGAAGATGGGACTGTTTACACGTTTGGCTGCAACGACCTGGGTCAGCTAGGACACGATAGGTCGCGAAAAAAGCCAG AACAGGTAGTGGCCTTGGATGCGCAGAACATTGTGGCTGTGTCCTGTGGAGAATCCCACACGCTTGCATTGAATGACAAGGCACAGGTTTTCTCCTGGGGACTGGGCTCTGATGGGCAACTGGGTCTTAATAACTTTGAAGAATGTGTCCGTGTGCCAAG AAACATCAAGAGTTTATCAGACGTACAAATCACTCAGGTAGCCTGTGGATACTGGCATTCCCACGCTCTTTCAAAAG CCGGCCAAGTCTTTTCCTGGGGTCAGAATCGATATGGACAGCTGGGGCTTGGAACGGACAGGCAAGGCCTTCCCACACCCCAACACGTGCAGTCTTTACAGGGCATTCCCTTTTCCCAGGTCACGGCAGGAGGCGCTCACAGCTTTGCCCTAACCCAGTCGGGAGCTGTGTTCGGTTGGGGCCGCAACAAGTTCGGACAACTGGGCCTCAACGATAACAATG ATCGACACAGCCCGACCTTGCTGAAGTCCCTGAGGTCTCAGAGGGTTATATACGTGTGCTGTGGAGAGGACCACACGGCCGCACTGACCAAG GAAGGAGGTGTGTTTACGTTTGGAGCAGGCGGTTATGGACAGCTCGGACACAATTCCACGAATCATGAGATCAACCCCAGGAAAGTGTTTGAGCTGATGGGAAATGAAGTCACACAGATTGCATGTGGAAG GCAACACACCCTGGCGTTCATTCCCTCCACTGGGAAGATGGACTCATTCGGCCTGGGAGGGAACGGGCAGCTCGGGACACGCTCCACTTGCAACAGGAAAAGCCCCGCACCTGTGAAGGGCTCCTGGGCCGACACCAACGGCCCCGTCACCACAGATGAAG gCACAAAGCAGGCCTACTGCGTGAAGAGGATCTATGCAGGCGGGGACCAGAGCTTCGCTCACTACGACTCTGCTGATTTGTACAACAATTTTACAGTT GACCGCAAGAGCCCAGACAATGGGAGGATCAAGAACGGGAGCACGACAATTTGCACACTGACTCCTCAGCTAATAGACAAATGGCTGAGTCCGTCACCTGGAAGACTCCCTCAGGAAACCTCCAA TGAAATCGACCTGGTGTTCTCCTCAGCAAGTTGCCTCAATGGATCCTTTTTGGCTGCAAG CCATCcagaccactacaccaccagcAGTAAATGTTCTGGGGTGGATATGAACATGGCCCGGCTCATGTACCACAAACTGATCCAGCCAGACCACCCGGAGGTAGCTCAACAG GTCGCAGCGAGTCTGGAGAAGAACCTGATCCCCCGGCTGGGCTGCTCTCCCCCGGACATCGAGGCCCTGAGGCTCTACCTGAGCCTGCCCGAGTGCCCTCTCTTCAGGGACCCCAGCACCTACGTCACCCTGGCCATCCCCTTCGCCAAGGCCCTCGTCAGCCTGAAGGACGCGCCGCTGAAGGTCCTGG GGAGATGGTGGTCGGCCTTGGACCCCACGGTCTTCCAGAGGCTGGTGGGGCTGTacaaggaggtggtggtgtaccTGCTGAAGATGCACAAGGTGGGGATCCCCCAGGCGGAGCAGAGGATCTTCACCTGCTTCCTGCACACGTCCCTCCGGCTCCTGGAGATCCTGCACGCG GTCAGCGAGAGGGCGGGACACATCATCCAGTATGATAAGTTCTACATCCACGAGTTGGACGACTTGATAGACATCAGGAACGACTATGTCACGTGGATCCAGCAGCAGATGTTTCCCCAG GGCCACGAGGGCTCGGTCACCCTGTGCAGATATCCTTTTGTGTTCGACGCCCAGGCCAAGACCACCCTGCTTCAGACCGACGCCGTCATACAAATGCAG ATGGCAGTTGACCAGGCCCAGAGGCAGAACTACAGCTCCATGTTCATGCCCGTGGTGGAGTCGGTGAACCCctgcctcatcctcatcgttcGGAGGGAGAACATCGTGGAGGACACCATGGAGGTTCTGCGGAAGTCCAAGAACGTGGACTACAAGAAGCCCCTGAAG GTCATCTTCGTGGGAGAGGAGGCGGTCGACGCGGGCGGCGTAAGGAAAGAGTTCTTCCTCCTCATCATGAGGGAACTGCTGGACCCCAAGTACGGGATGTTCCGTTACCACGAGGAGTCCCGGCTCATTTGGTTCTCGAATAAG ACGTTCGAGGACATCGACCTGTTCCATCTCATCGGTGTGGTCTGCGGCCTGGCCATCTACAACCTGACTATCGTGGAGCTCAGTTTCCCCGTGGCCCTTTACAAGAAGCTGCTGAAGCGGAACCCAACACTGGACGACCTGAAGGAGATGATGCCGGATGTGGGAAG GAGTCTGCAGCATCTCCTGGACTACACAGAAGATGACCTTGAGGATACGTTCTGTCTAAACTTCACT GTCACAGAGGAAAACTTTGGGGCAACTGAAGTATTGGAACTCGTGCCCAACGGGGACGATATCAATGTTAATAAATCAAACAG GCAGGATTTTGTCCAGGCGTATGTGGACTACGTGTTCAACCGCTCCGTGGCCCCGCTGTTTGAGTCCTTCCACGCAGGGTTCCACAAAGTGTGTGGTGGGAAGGTTCTGGAGCTGTTCCAGCCCAATGAACTGCAGGCCATGGTCATTGGCAACACCAACTATGACTGGAAGGAACTTGAAAGG ACGACTGAATACAAAGGCGAATACTGGGCTGAACACCCTACCATCAAGTTTTTTTGGGATGTATTCCACAATCTACCTTTGGAAAAGAAGAAACAGTTTTTAT TATTTCTCACGGGAAGTGACCGCATACCCATTCTGGGGATGAAGAGCCTGAAGCTGGTGATCCAGCCTACTGGTGGAGGACAGCTTTACTTGCCCGTCGCACACACCTGCTTTAACCTGCTGGACTTGCCCAAGTACCCCAGCATGGAGAGCCTCCGCGACAAGCTCCTTCAGGCCATCGATCACAACCAAGGCTTCAACCTCGCCTGA
- the LOC132473807 gene encoding cytochrome c oxidase subunit 5B, mitochondrial, giving the protein MAGRHLLRACTALRLVNQNVAVRPLQRTMGTLKGIPTDDEQATGLERRALQALKKGKDPYSMLKPMEYAGTKAEPHIVPCIGAKRLVGCLCEEDNTAIVWFWLHEGDAQRCPSCGSHYKLIHSELPH; this is encoded by the exons ATGGCAGGACGACATTTACTCCGAGCGTGTACAGCATTGCGGTTGGTGAATCAAAATGTTGCCGTTAGACCACTACAGCGGACCATGGGCACTCTGAAGG GGATACCAACTGATGACGAACAGGCCACTGGACTGGAGCGACGTGCCCTTCAGGCCCTCAAGAAGGGAAAG GACCCGTACAGCATGCTGAAGCCCATGGAGTACGCGGGAACCAAAGCAGAACCTCACATCGTCCCCTGCATCGGCGCCAAACGGCTGGTGGGCTGCCTTT gcgAGGAGGACAACACGGCGATCGTGTGGTTCTGGCTTCACGAGGGAGATGCCCAGCGTTGTCCGTCGTGTGGCTCTCATTACAAGTTGATCCACAGCGAGCTGCCCCACTGA